In the genome of Thermodesulfovibrionales bacterium, the window TTCTCCTTGCAGGCGGTCACCGCGTCGGGTGTAAAAAGAGCGATCTGTTCGCTCATCTGTTCTAGCCGTGCCAGTCTCAGAAAGATATCCGTCGCGATCGTCTCTCCCTCGCGATCTCTCATATCTCCAAGTCTCGACAGGGCATCATTGAAGGCCTCGAAGAGCGGGCCCGCATCGTAGTCGATTTCTTCCGAAAGGATGAGGTCCCTGAATCCCGCGAGGGTGCCTATCTCGATATCTCCCGTCAGCGAAAGCTCCTCTTTTAGTGCGACGAGGGCCTGATGGAGTTCCCTCGCGATTCCGACATCGAGCTTCACTCTATGACCCTCTTCTCCGGTCACGGAGACGATGGCGTCGAACCTCCCCCTCGAAAATCTCCCTTTAATAAGGTTCCGCAGCGGAATCTCGTGAAGGCTGAGGTTCTGCGGGATCTTTATCGATATGTCCATGAACCGATGGTTCACGGACCGGACTTCCACCTTGAAGGGGCCCTTCTGAGAAGACCCGAAACCCGTCATGCTCTCTATCACGGCAGCCTCATCGTATCAAACAGCCCTCTAGCCCCTTCTTTCATGAGATTATGTTATTAGAAACAGGGCCGAAAGTAAAGACTGGGATAATAACTCTCAGGA includes:
- a CDS encoding YicC/YloC family endoribonuclease — its product is MIESMTGFGSSQKGPFKVEVRSVNHRFMDISIKIPQNLSLHEIPLRNLIKGRFSRGRFDAIVSVTGEEGHRVKLDVGIARELHQALVALKEELSLTGDIEIGTLAGFRDLILSEEIDYDAGPLFEAFNDALSRLGDMRDREGETIATDIFLRLARLEQMSEQIALFTPDAVTACKEKFIERLHDLFGEVQYDEGRVLQEAAIMAEKTDISEEITRVHSHVAQVKEILSNGDSVGRKIEFLLQELNREVNTVASKVNDYRITNLSIEIKAELEKMREQAQNLQ